The DNA region ACTTTCACAGCATCAAAACCGCTGTCTGTAATTAAGTTTTCAATATCGTCATCAACGCTTTGGTCATCCGAAGCATAAAATAATACGTTTCTTTCTGGTGTTGCAAATGCCGCAGAACCCAATGTCTCCGCACCTAGTGTTCCAAAAGCTTTCACAAATTTTGCATTAGAAGGAACCAACGTTGCAATGATTTCTCCGGAACTTTCATTTTCGCTAATAATTTTTTTGAATCCACCTTTTTCATCTGGCACAATAGGATTTGACGGATCGATTATGATTTTTCCATCAAGTTCGGATGCGTGTTTTTTTAGCAACTCTTGTTCTACATCAAACCAAACAGAAAGAATTAGAATATCGGCTTCTTTAATGGCAGATTCTGTATCTGTTGCTGTTGCCAAAGATCCCAAAGTTTTCGCATAGTTATGCGCATCTTCCAGCTTCCTACTTGCGACGATTACAGGATGATTCCCTTTAACTAAATTCTTAGCTACTGCTTTTCCAATACTTCCTAAGCCTATAACAGCTACTTTTTTAATACTTGACATAATAAACATATAATTCGTTAAATATTTAATTTCTTATACAAATATCCATTAAATAAGCAATGCAATAAAATGAACTAGTTCAAGAAATAGGAACGATTTATTTAAAATGTATGATGTGATCGATGGTTTATCTATCAACTCAGAAATTCTAATCTCTCAACAAAATTTTCACTGTTGCTTCTTTTGTTTTCAAGGCAATCATGGGTGCTAAATAAGGACTACTAGCGTATTTTGATTTATAAGCTGCATCTATTTTAGTGTTTAGATGAGCATCAATGACAGATTCAAACACAACTTCAAAAGTATTTCCAGCCGCATATATTCTTCCTGCTTTTTGTTGCATTGCAGATTGATACCAACGCCCCTTTTTCCCATTATATGCGCGCACATATAGATTGCCATCGACAACGACCGACCAGATCCAAGTTGGTGTCCCATACGTAACACCATCTGAGCGAAAAGGTGCGATTTTCAAATCGTCTGCTTTATTTATTTTTTCTAGTTCTTCTGTTTCAAATTGATGATTCATATTATTTTAATTTGGTAAATATTTCCATCATTTTATTTGGATCTAATGCTTTCATATCTATTAATTTTAACGATTTTATCATCTTTAAAGTGGAAGTTTTATAGTTTTGAAAATGTGCCGTTTTAAGATGAGATTCGTATGCATTTATATTGGCATAGATTTCTACTATTTGAATTTGATTTGGCTTATCAACTGATGCTATTGGGAAAATGGAAATAACTCCTTTTTCTTTCACTAATGACAATGCCGCATTCTCATTCATAATCTGTAAATATTCTTTCAAATATTCCGGCAAAATATCCAGTTCTGCAATGCGAACTATCATATCTGTATCAATAACCGGAACTTCTGAGACTCCAATAATTTTGCGAATTGTATTGGCTTGTGTTTTATTGATCGTTGTTTGAATTATATCTGCAGCTTCTGCCAATTGATCATCTGTAATTCCCGTATTTTTCCCAATTCCAATATGTGCTTTCAGCTGACCTTCGACACCTGTGATCGATGCCAATGCAGAAATCGTAACTAACTCTCTTTGCTGATAAGTTAAAACATCTACGGCGAAAATATCGGCAAATAAATGTTCTTTCAAAAATGCATCTATTCGTGGCGCAAACTCTCCGAAACCTGGCGCCGGCTTGCTTTGTGGCGTTTTCGTAATCTCCTCTAAAACTTTTATCCCTTGTTCGTATTTGTTAGGAACGTTATTTTCAACTATAATTTCCTTACCTACAATATCGGAAATTCCTTTCGCTTTTCTTTCATCCAAAACCGTTTTGAAAGTATTCAAAGAATTTAAACTTCTTGGAAATCCGCAATAGGCGTATAATTGTGTCAAAGCCTCTTTAATCTCGTTGATAGTCAGTCCCGCATCCATACCTTCGTTTAACTTTACTTTCAAATCATCTAAATTTCCAGTAGCTGTTAAAGAGGAGATTTTTACCAAACTCTGTTGTGCTGAACTGAGTGTATTATTTTGTGCATTCATTGTTTGTACTATTAATAAAAATAAAATCAGTAAAAAATGAGATCTCCATTTTGCTGTTTTCATTCTGATTATTTTGATTCGTTTGCCTTTTTATAGTCCTCATCTGTAACAGGCTCAAACCAATTATTCTCATTGGTTTTCGGATTGCAGGCAATTGCTAAATGTGAAAACCAACTATTGGCGGTTGCTCCGTGCCAATGCACTACATTTGGGGCAATCTCTACTACATCACCAACTTTCAAATGACGAGCTGGTTTTCCTTTTTCCTGATATAAACCTTCACCACCGACTACAATTAAGATCTGTCCGCCTGTATGACTATGCCAATTGTTGCGGCAACCAGGTTCGAATGTTACGTTAGACATCGGAACGTTCAAATCCTTGTTAGTTGTGATCGTTGCCAACCAAGATTTTCCGGTAAAATATTTAGCATAAGCCGTATTTTCCTCACCTGTAGGGAAAGCACTCAATTGTAAAACTTCGTTTTTCATTTTATTTTGACTTTTTACAGTATTGCAAAACATTACTAAAGTGAGCAATAGTATGCCAGCAATACTTGATTTAAAATTTAGTTTCATTATCATTTTTGATAGGACAAAGTTAGAGCGACTAATATTCTCGATTATTACATTAATAACGCCAATAATGTCAAATATGACATATATTAGTAGAAACTTTCACGGATGGATAAAATCGAATTACTAAGAATTTTATATTTGGAAATAAAGAAGGAAAATGATTTTCCTAATAACTTTCAACGGATTTACCATACGCACTTATATTGCCATAACGGTTCGATAAAGTTTTTGTTTAATGACCAAAAAATGGAATGCAAATCTGGGCAATTTTTATTTTGGTTTGCCGAAAGCAGGTTGTCAGGCTTGCAATTTTCTAAAAATTTTAAAGCAACTGTATTACTAGTCGAAAAAAAATTTTTAATGGATAATATTCCTGATCAAAGCTGGAGTATCAATGCGCAACTGCATTCAAGAGTTTATCCTGTAAAACCCAATATTTCAATATTAGACAAACAAAGAATTTTGACCAATTTTAGTCGAATAAATGAACGTTTTTTGGATAAAGAACATAGATTTTATGAAGAAGCATTGAAATTACAAATGCAAATTTTCATCCTTGAT from Rhizosphaericola mali includes:
- a CDS encoding NADPH-dependent F420 reductase, which gives rise to MSSIKKVAVIGLGSIGKAVAKNLVKGNHPVIVASRKLEDAHNYAKTLGSLATATDTESAIKEADILILSVWFDVEQELLKKHASELDGKIIIDPSNPIVPDEKGGFKKIISENESSGEIIATLVPSNAKFVKAFGTLGAETLGSAAFATPERNVLFYASDDQSVDDDIENLITDSGFDAVKVGGINKSIRIEVFGDLNEFGGLGKAITKEVAVSKL
- a CDS encoding DUF2255 family protein, producing MNHQFETEELEKINKADDLKIAPFRSDGVTYGTPTWIWSVVVDGNLYVRAYNGKKGRWYQSAMQQKAGRIYAAGNTFEVVFESVIDAHLNTKIDAAYKSKYASSPYLAPMIALKTKEATVKILLRD
- a CDS encoding carboxymuconolactone decarboxylase family protein, which translates into the protein MKTAKWRSHFLLILFLLIVQTMNAQNNTLSSAQQSLVKISSLTATGNLDDLKVKLNEGMDAGLTINEIKEALTQLYAYCGFPRSLNSLNTFKTVLDERKAKGISDIVGKEIIVENNVPNKYEQGIKVLEEITKTPQSKPAPGFGEFAPRIDAFLKEHLFADIFAVDVLTYQQRELVTISALASITGVEGQLKAHIGIGKNTGITDDQLAEAADIIQTTINKTQANTIRKIIGVSEVPVIDTDMIVRIAELDILPEYLKEYLQIMNENAALSLVKEKGVISIFPIASVDKPNQIQIVEIYANINAYESHLKTAHFQNYKTSTLKMIKSLKLIDMKALDPNKMMEIFTKLK
- a CDS encoding cupin domain-containing protein, with translation MKNEVLQLSAFPTGEENTAYAKYFTGKSWLATITTNKDLNVPMSNVTFEPGCRNNWHSHTGGQILIVVGGEGLYQEKGKPARHLKVGDVVEIAPNVVHWHGATANSWFSHLAIACNPKTNENNWFEPVTDEDYKKANESK